Proteins encoded by one window of Muntiacus reevesi chromosome 6, mMunRee1.1, whole genome shotgun sequence:
- the LRRN3 gene encoding leucine-rich repeat neuronal protein 3, producing the protein MKDLPLQIHVLLGLVITTLVQAVDKKADCPQLCTCEIRPWFTPRSIYMEASTVDCNDLGLSNFPARLPADTQILLLQTNNIAKIEYSIDFPVNLTGLDLSQNNLSSVTNINVKKMPQLLSVYLEENKLTELPEKCLSGLSNLQELYINHNLLSTISPGAFIGLHNLLRLHLNSNRLQMINSKWFEALPNLEILMIGENPIIRIKDMNFKPLINLRSLVIAGINLTEIPDNAFVGLENLESISFYDNRLIKVPNVALQKAVNLKFLDLNKNPINRIRRGDFSNMLHLKELGINNMPELISIDSLAVDNLPDLRKIEATNNPRLSYIHPNAFFRLPKLESLMLNSNALSALYQGTVESLPNLKEVSIHSNPIRCDCVIRWINMNKTNIRFMEPESLFCVDPPEFQGQNVRQVHFREMMEICLPLIAPESFPSNLDLEAGSYVSLHCRATAEPQPEIYWVTPSGKKLLPNTLTDKFYVHSEGTLDISGITPAEAGIYTCIATNLVGADLKSVMIKVDGSLPQDNNGSLNIKIKDVQANSVLVSWKASSKILKSSIKWTAFVKAENSHAAQSARIPSDVKVYNLTHLNPATEYKICIDIPTIYQKSRKQCVNVTTKGLDPDQKQYEKNNTTTFMACLGGSLGIIGVICLFSFFSQEVNCDGGHNYVRNYLQKPTFAFNELYPPLINLWETGKEKSTALEVKATVIGVPTNMS; encoded by the coding sequence ATGAAGGACCTGCCACTCCAAATTCATGTGCTACTTGGCCTAGTTATCACTACCCTAGTACAAGCTGTAGATAAAAAAGCAGATTGCCCACAGTTATGTACATGTGAAATCCGGCCCTGGTTTACACCTCGATCCATTTATATGGAGGCATCTACAGTGGATTGTAATGATTTAGGTCTTTCAAATTTCCCAGCCAGACTGCCTGCTGACACACAGATTCTGCTACTACAGACTAACAATATTGCAAAAATTGAATACTCCATAGACTTTCCAGTAAACCTTACTGGCCTGGACTTATCTCAGAACAATTTATCTTCAGTCACCAACATTAATGTAAAAAAGATGCCTCAGCTTCTTTCTGTAtacctagaagaaaacaaacttactgaGCTGCCTGAAAAATGTCTGTCTGGACTAAGCAACTTACAAGAACTCTATATTAATCACAACTTGCTTTCTACAATTTCACCAGGAGCCTTTATTGGCCTACATAATCTTCTTCGACTTCATCTCAATTCAAACAGATTGCAGATGATCAACAGTAAGTGGTTTGAGGCTCTTCCCAATCTGGAGATTCTGATGATTGGGGAAAATCCAATCATCAGAATCAAAGATATGAACTTTAAGCCTCTTATCAATCTTCGAAGCCTGGTTATAGCTGGTATAAACCTCACAGAAATACCAGATAACGCCTTCGTTGGACTTGAAAACTTagaaagcatttctttttatgacaaCAGGCTTATTAAAGTGCCCAATGTTGCTCTTCAAAAAGCAGTTAACCTCAAATTTTTGGATCTAAATAAAAATCCCATTAACAGAATACGGAGGGGAGATTTCAGCAATATGCTACACTTAAAAGAGTTGGGAATAAACAATATGCCTGAGTTGATTTCCATCGACAGTCTTGCTGTGGATAACTTGCcagatttaagaaaaatagaagCTACTAACAACCCCAGGCTGTCTTACATCCACCCAAACGCATTTTTCCGGCTGCCCAAGCTGGAATCACTTATGCTCAACAGCAACGCCCTTAGCGCCCTGTACCAGGGTACGGTTGAGTCTCTGCCAAACCTCAAAGAAGTCAGCATACACAGCAATCCGATCAGATGTGACTGTGTCATCCGCTGGATTAATATGAACAAAACCAACATTCGATTTATGGAGCCAGAGTCACTGTTCTGTGTGGACCCGCCCGAATTCCAAGGCCAGAATGTGCGGCAGGTGCATTTTAGGGAAATGATGGAAATCTGTCTCCCTCTTATAGCTCCTGAGAGTTTTCCTTCCAACCTGGATTTAGAAGCTGGGAGTTATGTTTCCTTACACTGTAGAGCTACCGCAGAGCCACAGCCTGAAATCTACTGGGTAACACCTTCTGGTAAAAAACTCTTGCCGAATACTCTAACAGACAAGTTCTATGTCCATTCTGAAGGCACCCTTGACATAAGTGGCATCACCCCAGCAGAAGCGGGTATATATACCTGCATAGCAACTAACCTGGTGGGTGCTGACTTGAAGTCTGTTATGATCAAAGTGGATGGATCTCTTCCCCAGGATAACAATGGGTCcttgaatattaaaataaaagatgttcAGGCTAATTCAGTTCTGGTGTCTTGGAAAGCAAGTTCTAAAATTCTCAAATCCAGTATTAAGTGGACAGCCTTTGTCAAGGCTGAGAATTCCCATGCGGCCCAAAGTGCGCGAATACCATCTGATGTCAAGGTGTATAATCTTACTCATCTGAACCCAGCAACTGAGTATAAGATTTGTATCGATATCCCTACCATAtatcaaaaaagcagaaaacaatgtGTAAATGTTACCACAAAAGGTTTGGACCCTGAtcaaaaacagtatgaaaagaataACACCACAACATTTATGGCTTGCCTTGGAGGCTCTCTGGGGATTATTGGTGTGATATGTCTTTTCAGCTTCTTCTCTCAAGAAGTCAACTGTGATGGTGGGCATAACTATGTAAGGAATTACTTACAGAAACCAACTTTTGCATTCAATGAGCTTTATCCTCCTCTGATCAACCTCTGGGAAACAGGCAAAGAGAAAAGTACAGCACTGGAAGTAAAAGCAACTGTTATAGGCGTGCCAACTAACATGTCCTAA